DNA from Methylobacterium currus:
GGCGACACGGTGCAGCTCTACGAGACCTATTCGCGCTACGGCGACAGCACGGTCGGCCGCACCTTCGCCAACGAAGCCAAGCCGATGCTGCGCGGCGATGCCGGCGCGGCCGACCGCCTGGCCGACCGCTACTCGGACGGCGACTCGCTGTTCTGATCGGCCGGCCATAGCGCGGGACGGCCCGGAGGGCGGGCCTCAGCCTTCCTTTAAGGAAGACGTCACGGAATTTGCGCCGGCCACGGATCGAGAGGCCGCGACCCGCGTTCATCCATTGGTCCCTGCCGCAAAGGTTTGCGGCAGGGCGAGGCCATCACAAACGCGCGAGCCTCCCCCCTTGGAGCGCAACCTTATGTCGTGCCGCCAGAACGCCGTCGCCCCCCTGCCGCACCTGATCGCGACGGCGCCGTCCCACCTGCGCAAGTGGCGCCGCTTCCCGCGCATGCTGCCGCAGGCGGCCAACGACAACGTCCGCCCGGGCAGCGCCGCCGAGGCCGGGCTCTGGGCTGCGGCGCTCGGCGCCACCGCCACGATGGTGGCGGTGTTGCTCGTCGGGATGATCGTGTGAGGCGTGTCCTTCAGCGACCGGTCTTCTGCCGCCAAGCCGCGAAATCGGCCTTGGCCTGCTCGTCGATCAGCGGATAGAGGCCGATCACGCCGCGGCCGTTCTGGACCTCCTCCAGCACGAAATCCTCGAACACCGTCATCTCGGCCGCTTCCGCGGCGATCTCGTCGGCGATGTCCGCCGGAATGACGATCACGCCCTCGGCGTCGCCCACCACCACGTCCCCGGGCCAGACCGCGACGTCGCCGCAGCCGATCGGCACGTTGATGTCGAGGGCCTGATGCAGGGTCAGGTTGGTCGGGGCGGAGGGGCGGTTGTGGTAAGCCGGGAAGGGCAGGGCGCCGATCTCGGGCGAATCGCGAAAACCCCCATCGGTGACGACGCCCGCCGCGCCGCGCTTCATCAGCCGGGTCACCAGGATCGCGCCGGCGGAGGCCGCGCGGGGGTTCTTGCGGCTGTCCATCACCAGCACCGCACCTTCCGGGCACTGGTCGACGGCGACGCGTTGCGGGTGGGTCGGATCACGGAACACCGCCAGGGTGTTCAGGTCCTCGCGGGCCGGGATGTAGCGCAGGGTATAGGCCTCGCCGACCATCGTCCCGGCATTCGGGTTGAGGGGGCGCACGTCCTGGATGAACTGGTTGCGCAGGCCGCGCTTGAACAGGGCGGTGGCCAGGGTGGCGGTGCTGACGGTCTTCAGCGTCGCGCGGGTCTCGGGGCTCAGGGGCATCGGGGCTCTCCGGTCGGGGGCGCGGCCGGGGGCGGCGGGAGAAGCCGGCCGTTGCGGGCGATGCCGCCCGCTTCCGCTTCCTCCCTAACCGCACCGGACGGCTTCGCCGCTCCGCGGCCGCCCATGCGGCGGCCTGTTGACGCGCGCATTGAAGCACTAATGTTTTAGTACATCAACCAGGATGGTGCAGGACGTGGCGCAATTGGACCCTCCCCCTCTGCGAGGAAGGGTGGCCTATGGCGTCGTTCGCAAGAGGGCAGCGCGACGCCGATCCGGCAGGCGCCCGACAGGACGGTTCCGCTTCATCCGGCAGCGTCGTCCCCTCTCCCGCCCCATTCCGCGGGGCACCCTCCCCCGCAGAGGGGGGAGGGTGTTGCCTTGAGCCTCAGCCGGGACGGGAGGCCCGCCTCACTTCTTGCGCGGCGCCGGCGGCGGGGGGGCCGGGGGCTCGTCCCCACCCTCGTCGGCCTCGCCGCCGCCGATGGTCGACTTGAGGGCGAAGGCGACGAGCGGGCTCGCAACGTCGACCAATTCCGCCTTGGTCAGGCCGTCCTTCGGGTCGAAGGCGCCGACCAGCATCACGGTCCGGTTCTCGGTCTTGGCGAGGTCGAGCCCGTCGCCCGACACCGCCACCGGCTTGCCGGCGATCTCGTCGGCCTTGCGGTCGTTGGTGAACAGCACCGTGACCTTGCCGTTCTTGACCACGCCGACATAGCAGGTCTCCTCCGGGTTGCGGCAGGGGAAGAGCATCGCGGCGACCGGGTCGGGCTGCGGCGCGGGAGCCTCCTTGGGCAAGGGGACCTCCTTAGGGGCCTCCTTGGGCGCCTTCGGGGGCGGACCCTTCGGGGCCGGCTGGGCGGCGGCCGGGAACGCGGCCGTGAGCGCGAGCAGCGTGAAGGCGAGCGCAGAGCGCATGGGTCTCGGTCTCCAGGAATTGCCCGATCGGACGACGCGAAGTGGCACGGCGCCCGGGGGGCTTCAAGGCTCGGGACGGCTCACGCCTGCGCGAGGCCGCCATCGAGTCCGGCCGCCGCCACGAGCGCCCGCGTATAGGCCTCGCGCGGGCGCTCCAGCACGGCGCTCGTCGGGCCGCGCTCGACCTCGCGGCCGTGGCGCAGGACCAGCACCGTGTCGGCCAGCGCCCGCACCACCGCGAGGTCGTGGGAGATGAACAGGTAGGCGAGGCCGTGCGACGCCTGCAGCTCGCGCAGCAGGGCGACGATGTCGCGCTGCACCGTGCGGTCGAGGGCGGAGGTCGGCTCGTCGAGGACGACGAGGCGCGGGCGCAACGCCAGCGCCCGGGCGATGGCGATGCGCTGGCGCTGCCCGCCCGAGAAGGCGTGCGGGAAGCGATGGCGCCAAGCGGGATCGAGGCGCACCTCGCGGAACCCCTCCGCGGCCCGGGCGTCGCGCTCGGACGCGCTCAGATGGGGGGCGTGGACCCGCAACCCCTCGGTGACGATCTCGCCGGCGGTGAGGCGGGGCGAGAGCGAGCCCATCGGATCCTGGAACACCGGCTGGAAGCCCCGGCGCAGGGGCCGCAAGGCGGCCCGGTCGAGCGCCGTGAGGTCGCGGTCCTCGAACCGCACCAGGCCGTGGGCGGCGGGTTCGAGGCGGATGAGCGCCCGGCCGAGGCTCGACTTGCCCGAGCCCGATTCGCCGACGACGCCGAGCGTCTGGCCGGCCCGCAGGGTCAGGTCGATGCCGGCGACGGCGAGGCGGGGAGCCTCCGCGCGCAGGAAATGCCGCCGGCCGGGATAGGCGACCGACACGCCCCGCGCCTCCAGCACCACGGGGGCGCTCTCCGGCACCGGCGCCTTTCGGCCGGCGGGCTCGGCGGCGAGGAGGTCGCGGGTCTCGGGCGCCTGGGGTGCGCGAAACAGGTCCTCGGTCGGCCCGGCCTCGACGAGGCGGCCGTCCCGCAGCACCGCCGTGCGCTCGGCAATGCGGCGCACCAGCCGCAGGTCGTGGGTGATGAACAGGAGCGCCAGCCCGAGCCGCGCCTTGAGGTCGGCGAGCAGCGCCAGGATCTGGGCCTGGACGGTGACGTCGAGGGCCGTCGTCGGTTCGTCGGCGATGAGGAGATCCGGCTCGCAGGCGAGCGCCATCGCGATCATCACCCGCTGGCGCTCGCCGCCCGAGAGTTCGTGCGGATAGGCCGAGAGCCGCGAGCCGGCGTCGCGCAGGCCGACGAGGCCCAGGAGCTCGCGGACCCGCGCCGTCGCCTGGCGCCGGCCCATGCGGCGATGGGCGCGGAGCGCCAGGGCGATCTGGTGGCCGATGGTGAAGAGCGGGTCGAGGGCGGTCATCGGTTCCTGGAACACCAGGCCGATCCGGGCGCCGCGGACCCGGTCGAGGGCGGGGCGCCTCAATCCGGTCAGCTCGGTCCCGTCGAAGCGCACCGATCCCGAGACCCGCGCCTGCGGCGGCAGGAGGCCCATCACGGCGAGGGCCACCTGGCTCTTGCCCGAGCCGGATTCGCCGACGAGGGCCAGGGTCTCGCCGCGGGCAAGCTCGAGGTCGAGGCCGTCGAGCGCGGTGACGCCGGCTTGCGGGTACCGCACCGTCAGGCCGCGCAGGGACAGGAGGCTCATGCTCCCCGGATTCATGCGCGGTCTTGCGGATCGAAGGCGTCGCGCAGGCGCTCGCCCAGCAAGGTCAGGGCGACGAGCGTCGCGACCAGGAAGGCGGCGGGCACCACCAGCATCCACGGCGTGGTCTCGAGGCTGCGGGCGCCGTCGGCGATCAATACGCCCCAGCTCGTCGCCGGCTCCTGCACGCCGAGGCCCAAGAACGACAGGAAGCTCTCGAGCAGGATCACGCGGGGCACCATCAGGGCCGCGAAGGCGACAACGGGTCCGAGCAGGTTCGGCACGACGTGCCGACGCAGGATCGCCGCGGTGGAGAGACCGAGGGCCTCGGCCGCCCGGACGTAGTCGCGCCGGCGGATCGCTTGCGCCTCGGCCCGGACGATGCGGGCCATGTCGAGCCATTCGACGGCGCCGACCGCGACGAAGATCAGCGCCACCGAGCGGCCGAAGAACACCACCAGCATGATGACGAAGAACACGAAGGGCAGGGAGTACAGGATGTCGACGAGGCGCATCATCGCCGCGTCGACCCGCCCGCCGAGCGTGCCGGCAAGCGCCCCGTAGATCACCCCGATGCCGAGGGCCACCGCACTCGCCATCAGGCCCAATGCCAAGGACAGGCGCCCGGCGACGAGGGTGCGGGTGAGGAGGTCGCGGCCGAGCGCGTCGGTGCCGGCGAGGAAGCGCAGGCGCCGCAACGGCGCCTCGACGGTCAGCCGCCGCCCGTCCTCGGAGCGCCCGAGGAGACGGGCCTCCCCGAAGACGTCGGAGCGGGCGAAGAAGGTCAGCACCCGCGGGTCCAGAGGCCGGTCGGCGGCCAGCGTCAGGCGGACCGCCTCGGGCGTCACGGTCACGTCTTCGGCCCGCACCCGCATGCGGAAGGCCAGCCGGTCGAGGGCCGGGCGCACCGAGTCCGTGGTCGGGTAGAGGGAGAGCGAGGGCGGGGTGCCGGGATAGTCGTAATAGAGCCGGTCGTAGGGGTGGCCGGTGAGGAACGGCCCGAGGGTGCAGGCGAGCGCCACGAGGGCGAGGAGCGCCGCGCAGGCCCGCGCGACGCGGTCGCCGAGGAGGCGCCGGCGGGCGCGGCCGAGGAGCGAGGCCCCCGCCCAGGCGAGGCGGTGGCTCGAAGCGGGCCGGCTCACCCGACATCCCTGAGACGCGGATCGATGAGGGCGCAGGCGAGGTCCGACAGGATGTTGAGCACGAGGACGAACACCGCGATCAGCACCACCGTGCCCAGCACCAGCGTG
Protein-coding regions in this window:
- a CDS encoding ABC transporter ATP-binding protein: MSLLSLRGLTVRYPQAGVTALDGLDLELARGETLALVGESGSGKSQVALAVMGLLPPQARVSGSVRFDGTELTGLRRPALDRVRGARIGLVFQEPMTALDPLFTIGHQIALALRAHRRMGRRQATARVRELLGLVGLRDAGSRLSAYPHELSGGERQRVMIAMALACEPDLLIADEPTTALDVTVQAQILALLADLKARLGLALLFITHDLRLVRRIAERTAVLRDGRLVEAGPTEDLFRAPQAPETRDLLAAEPAGRKAPVPESAPVVLEARGVSVAYPGRRHFLRAEAPRLAVAGIDLTLRAGQTLGVVGESGSGKSSLGRALIRLEPAAHGLVRFEDRDLTALDRAALRPLRRGFQPVFQDPMGSLSPRLTAGEIVTEGLRVHAPHLSASERDARAAEGFREVRLDPAWRHRFPHAFSGGQRQRIAIARALALRPRLVVLDEPTSALDRTVQRDIVALLRELQASHGLAYLFISHDLAVVRALADTVLVLRHGREVERGPTSAVLERPREAYTRALVAAAGLDGGLAQA
- a CDS encoding ribonuclease activity regulator RraA, which encodes MPLSPETRATLKTVSTATLATALFKRGLRNQFIQDVRPLNPNAGTMVGEAYTLRYIPAREDLNTLAVFRDPTHPQRVAVDQCPEGAVLVMDSRKNPRAASAGAILVTRLMKRGAAGVVTDGGFRDSPEIGALPFPAYHNRPSAPTNLTLHQALDINVPIGCGDVAVWPGDVVVGDAEGVIVIPADIADEIAAEAAEMTVFEDFVLEEVQNGRGVIGLYPLIDEQAKADFAAWRQKTGR
- a CDS encoding ABC transporter permease translates to MSRPASSHRLAWAGASLLGRARRRLLGDRVARACAALLALVALACTLGPFLTGHPYDRLYYDYPGTPPSLSLYPTTDSVRPALDRLAFRMRVRAEDVTVTPEAVRLTLAADRPLDPRVLTFFARSDVFGEARLLGRSEDGRRLTVEAPLRRLRFLAGTDALGRDLLTRTLVAGRLSLALGLMASAVALGIGVIYGALAGTLGGRVDAAMMRLVDILYSLPFVFFVIMLVVFFGRSVALIFVAVGAVEWLDMARIVRAEAQAIRRRDYVRAAEALGLSTAAILRRHVVPNLLGPVVAFAALMVPRVILLESFLSFLGLGVQEPATSWGVLIADGARSLETTPWMLVVPAAFLVATLVALTLLGERLRDAFDPQDRA